The bacterium genome segment GACTCCCGCTACGATAAAAAGTAATACCTTAGTTAAGAAATCTGGCGGCTCCTTTACCGGTTTTCTTGTTTCCTACGAATCGATGAAAGGAGAAGGAGATCTTAGAAAGATATGGCAATTCTCTCGGAAAGAGGAACGCCTTCTTAGCGGTATGGAAAGGCCTATTGTTAGACCGGCCAGACTGAAAGAATATAAGAATGAAGAGAAGGAAGCCTATGCCTGGGATCACATCTTTACGGCCCAGGAACTGGTCAGGTCGCAGTCGCTGGATATCGCTTGTGTCATTGGCGTTGTCCGGGATTATACCCTGGGAGAAAGGTTAATTCCCGGGCCTGAAATTAATTGTGAAACAGGAAGGCTTATTTGTCATGTCCTTTGGGTTGATGAAGGAGGCACTGTTCTGGATATAGAATTGGAGTACACCACCAGTATTAACTCTTTAATTGCCCAGATTAAGAAGACCCAAGATTCTCACCGCCGCGGCGAGCTTTCCTACCGGTTGTCTATGGTTTATTCTAAATTCGGCTGTTATGAAGAAGCTCAAAGGGTTCTTAGTTCTGCCCTGGAGAGGGTTGAAAATATCCGAAACAGCCAGGAGAAGAAAGATCTGGAGGCTAAGATCAAAGCCGCTCAGCATTATATTGAAGGGTTAAGGATTTTGGTTGAGGAGCCGATGGTAGAAGAACCTTTAGAAAAAAATCCCAATATCCTGGCGATTGAAGAATCTAAGATGGCCTTAGGTATATTGAAAGAGCATAAATTAAAGGATCCGGGTTTGAATAGAGGAATCCGTCGACGTTATACCTTCTTGCGGGATTGGGCCTTTAAAAAGGCGATGGAGGCGGTCGAGACCGAGAGGGAAAGATATCTGGAAATGGCCTATAAATTTTCCGACAAGGCCATTGGTTTTTCTGATGAGGATTTAGAAACCCTCTTAAGAGACCTTTCCTTGAGGATGTATGAGATTGCTGAAGGATACGAGAGGAGATTGGATTATCTTTGGAAAAATGAGAGACGAGAACCGGAACTTAATGAGGCAATGTTGTTTGCCCTCCAGGCTTATTCTGAAAATAAAGACAGTCAAGTTTTGCAGGCTTACCGTAAGCTAATAGAAAAACATATCTCCAAGGAAGAAGAGGCCGTAGGCAGAGGAGATATCTTTATTGCCTTAGGATTGCAAACCTTTCTTAAGGAAATGTCTTTATCTAAGCAGGCAAGGATAATAAAGGTGCTATACGAATATAAGGAGAAGAGGAAAATTGTTGATTTGATAAAATTCTTTGAACTGGAAGAGAGAGATATCGAAATAATAATTAATGCCCTGGCCGATTCTATCGAGGAAAAAGTAAGGAAAATGGAAAAAAAGGGGGAGTTAGGGGAGTTAAAGGTAGGCCTGGAAAGCGCAGATTTCACTGAGGTGCCGACGACCCAGACTTACGCCCGTCAGCTTAATGAATTGGCCCATGGTCTTTCCGTAGATATAGAAAATCGTAAATACGCCCAGCAAATTTGGAGCGGTTTAGCGGAATTATCCCATGCTCAGGCCATTCTGCTTTTTGGTTTGGGTCACCGCCGGGGAGCGAAAAATAGATTAAATGAGGCAGTGAGTTACTATAAGCGGCTTATCACTGATTGGGAGATTGGAGGTATCTATCCCACTATCGGCCTGTTAGAGATTTTTAAACTTTATATCCTGATGTATGAAGAGTTCGACAATGAGGATGATGGAAGGGAGGCAATTCACTTGTATTATGCCTTAAGTAGTTTAGTTGATCTAAAGACAATAGATGAGGAGCGCTTGCCGGAAAGGGAGATGAAAGATAGCCTTCGTGCTTATATGCCTTCCGAAGAAAATAGGCCGGCTCTTAGCACTCTATCTCCCGAAGAATGGTTGGAATCTCAGATAGAGATTATGCAAGGTGTCCCTTCATTTCTGATTGAAAAGGTTCTTTCCGAATATAAGGAAAGAGTCCTAGTAGTGAAACAAAAATGCCAGCTAACTACTCAGGTTGTTTAGACGCCGATAACCTTAGCTTACTTTAGGTCCTTTAAACTTTAGGCACTCTCGAATACATCAGTATTATGCCGCAATATTTGCCTTGTTCGCGAAGATCATGGCAAAAAGGTGATCGGTCATCGGTAGTCAATAGG includes the following:
- a CDS encoding fructose-bisphosphatase class II; the encoded protein is MKSNSFSFNPAIDPDLLECKVKKVSVLKKSTKKVSISKEKIAGCLSRDFTLASNLLGCWTARALKYIGINKNPANKSRMRIAILEQQRILLAGDRQRKWTVKCSEGERKGWPTPIIGQTFGLGSHKIDTVLGLLEMDEGLVDEKKMRTLVAAVFAEGEKGGILELPDMYMFKIVTCPGTEKIKLDMILNEMIEEGDMAEFYSRLIPRLLAELEKELGISPGEIKAAVLFRERHAGLIQALIDAGIRVKVTGFKEMERKLKESEGRFINGNLILSEDDDWSAGLEMGLEGGPHLIIGSGGTPATIKSNTLVKKSGGSFTGFLVSYESMKGEGDLRKIWQFSRKEERLLSGMERPIVRPARLKEYKNEEKEAYAWDHIFTAQELVRSQSLDIACVIGVVRDYTLGERLIPGPEINCETGRLICHVLWVDEGGTVLDIELEYTTSINSLIAQIKKTQDSHRRGELSYRLSMVYSKFGCYEEAQRVLSSALERVENIRNSQEKKDLEAKIKAAQHYIEGLRILVEEPMVEEPLEKNPNILAIEESKMALGILKEHKLKDPGLNRGIRRRYTFLRDWAFKKAMEAVETERERYLEMAYKFSDKAIGFSDEDLETLLRDLSLRMYEIAEGYERRLDYLWKNERREPELNEAMLFALQAYSENKDSQVLQAYRKLIEKHISKEEEAVGRGDIFIALGLQTFLKEMSLSKQARIIKVLYEYKEKRKIVDLIKFFELEERDIEIIINALADSIEEKVRKMEKKGELGELKVGLESADFTEVPTTQTYARQLNELAHGLSVDIENRKYAQQIWSGLAELSHAQAILLFGLGHRRGAKNRLNEAVSYYKRLITDWEIGGIYPTIGLLEIFKLYILMYEEFDNEDDGREAIHLYYALSSLVDLKTIDEERLPEREMKDSLRAYMPSEENRPALSTLSPEEWLESQIEIMQGVPSFLIEKVLSEYKERVLVVKQKCQLTTQVV